A single genomic interval of Arachis duranensis cultivar V14167 chromosome 7, aradu.V14167.gnm2.J7QH, whole genome shotgun sequence harbors:
- the LOC107459834 gene encoding glutathione S-transferase 3: MEEEVVLLDAWASMFGMRVRIALAEKGVRYEYKEEYLIKGKSPFLLQVNPIHKQVPVLIHKGRPICESAIIVQYIDEVWNDKNPIMPSDPYEKAQARFWVDFIDKKIYETWRKMWLSEGEEHETWKKELISIFKQLEEILGDKAFYGGDTFGFLDIGLIPFYSWFYAYETYGNFKMEAECPKLIAWAKRCMQRDTVSKTLPDQKKVYDHVLAMRKALEK; this comes from the exons ATGGAAGAAGAGGTTGTTTTGTTAGACGCATGGGCAAGCATGTTTGGTATGAGGGTGAGGATTGCACTGGCTGAAAAAGGTGTCAGGTATGAGTACAAAGAAGAGTATCTAATTAAGGGTAAAAGCCCTTTTCTTCTTCAGGTGAATCCAATACATAAGCAGGTTCCAGTTCTGATCCATAAGGGTAGACCGATTTGTGAATCTGCAATTATAGTTCAGTACATCGATGAGGTTTGGAATGATAAAAATCCAATCATGCCCTCTGACCCTTATGAGAAAGCTCAAGCTAGATTCTGGGTTGATTTCATTGACAAAAAG ATCTATGAGACTTGGAGAAAAATGTGGCTCTCAGAAGGAGAAGAGCATGAGACATGGAAGAAGGaattaatttctattttcaagCAACTTGAGGAGATATTGGGAGACAAAGCATTTTATGGGGGTGACACTTTTGGGTTCCTTGATATTGGTCTAATTCCATTTTACAGTTGGTTTTATGCCTATGAGACTTATGGCAACTTCAAAATGGAAGCAGAGTGTCCTAAATTAATAGCTTGGGCCAAAAGGTGTATGCAAAGAGACACTGTTTCCAAGACACTTCCTGATCAGAAGAAAGTGTATGATCATGTTCTGGCTATGAGAAAAGCACTTGAAAAATAA